TACTATGAAGCCAAATCCGCTTTAAATTAAAAGGAGAATTGTTTAAAGTGCATCTTTTGGTTCCTCAGCTAAGGCGTGGTCCTCTATTTGCTGCTTTGGAAACGCTAACCCATCTACTTGGGTGACATCAGCTGCTTCCTCAGTCTCTTCTGCATCCTTCTGCTCCTCTTCTCCCTTCTCCTCTTTGGGGCTACGGTCGTCCACTTCCTCCTGTGGCCTGCTCATGTCGGCCAACAACATGCTGGTCTCTTTGGCGTCCGTCTCCGAGTTACTTTTGTCCCGGCCGGCCGATTCCATCCAGTGTTCCGACTTGCTGCCCAGCATTTTGATGCGTCTGCTCATCTGGCACAATTTGAAGGCTAGCGTTAGAGTGGACAGCAGCAGAacggcagagaggaggaacaGGCCGGCGGTTAGCATCAAGACGGGGAAACACTCCTTCCTGTCAAACATGGCCACGGGTGTGTCGACGCCGGGGCCGCCTGGTGTCAGGTCAGGTGATCGTGACGACACAGGGGTCATCCTGAGCTTTAACTTGGAGTTGAGGTGAGAGGTGGGAGATGTTGGGTCTGGAGAAAAAGTGCTGGTCGATGAAGTTTCTCTTGGTGTCGAGGAAGACGAGGCCGGAAAAGTGGAGGAGTTGTTTTGAGCTTCACTCAACAAGGCTCTCAGTATCATAACACAGAAGACCAGGGGTAGGATGGCGGGGGTCTTCATGGTTGCTAAGGAAGCTGATGAAAAGAACAAGGGAGTACTTAGCTAAGTAGGTCAACGCATGAGCTGAAAATAACTCGCTAAGTAAACAAGTAGTCAGTAAATATTTGCAAGTGTAATAAAAGTGTGCTCGTAAACAAACACATAATATAATATGGGACACATTACTAAGCATGAACAGTATGTAAGCGATTCATACGGCTCAATCCTGGGTGGATCTCATGTGAGATGAAGTGGGGCGGTGGAATAATAATTTTGCAttttctgctgaaaatgatggaatgtACATGGAATGTTAATTCAACAATCTACTGCCCtctggcagctaaagtggatagtgcacccaccACAactcccaatttgtcacgtttcatgtgtcaggtaaaccgcaacgaatggggccatatgaatccccttcccctGTATATAAGAATTAATAATAGGAACGTGATAAGGAGGTATGTGCAGTTTTTGCACAAAACTGAGGCACTACTGCAATTTgtaagagatgaaacaagaaaacatatatgtaaatatgtggaGTAAATGATGTGTGAAAGTAATAGTGAATAATATTTAtgaaagtaagtaaataaatgaATGTTATAATGAGTTAACATCTGTGTAAGTATAAGTGAATAAATATGAATGTGATTATTAGATAGCATTAAGAAATTATTTGTGTATGTACAAGTAAATAAATGTGAATGTTATGAGTAAGTATAATGTGCATCTGGAAAAtagtcacagtgcttcacttctCGAACATTAtgttttgttacagccttattccaaaatggaataatttcatttttgtcctcaaaattctcaaGACATTACCtcgtaatgacaatgtcaaaaaaaacgtttttaaatttttgcaaatttattaaaaatgaaaaactaagaaatcatccggaaagtatttccggatgcactgtaaatgAATACACGT
This Entelurus aequoreus isolate RoL-2023_Sb linkage group LG05, RoL_Eaeq_v1.1, whole genome shotgun sequence DNA region includes the following protein-coding sequences:
- the LOC133649734 gene encoding uncharacterized protein LOC133649734, which codes for MKTPAILPLVFCVMILRALLSEAQNNSSTFPASSSSTPRETSSTSTFSPDPTSPTSHLNSKLKLRMTPVSSRSPDLTPGGPGVDTPVAMFDRKECFPVLMLTAGLFLLSAVLLLSTLTLAFKLCQMSRRIKMLGSKSEHWMESAGRDKSNSETDAKETSMLLADMSRPQEEVDDRSPKEEKGEEEQKDAEETEEAADVTQVDGLAFPKQQIEDHALAEEPKDAL